Proteins from a genomic interval of Lycium ferocissimum isolate CSIRO_LF1 chromosome 2, AGI_CSIRO_Lferr_CH_V1, whole genome shotgun sequence:
- the LOC132034852 gene encoding classical arabinogalactan protein 5-like isoform X2, which yields MAYSKVIIALMLAFVAGSALAQAPGASPAASPKSSPSPVATPPTTTSTPPVSAPANAPTTASSPSDSPMASPPTVDTPASSPSGGSPTESPNSASFNRVALAGSAVAAVFAAALML from the coding sequence ATGGCATACTCAAAGGTGATCATTGCTCTAATGTTGGCTTTTGTCGCGGGATCTGCTTTGGCACAAGCACCGGGTGCATCTCCGGCAGCTTCTCCTAAGAGTTCTCCGTCACCAGTAGCAACTCCTCCTACTACCACATCAACACCACCTGTCTCTGCTCCTGCAAATGCTCCCACAACTGCATCTTCTCCATCCGATTCCCCAATGGCATCTCCACCAACTGTTGACACTCCGGCATCTTCTCCTTCCGGCGGTTCTCCTACCGAATCTCCTAACTCTGCTTCCTTCAACAGAGTCGCCCTCGCCGGATCTGCCGTTGCAGCTGTCTTTGCTGCTGCTTTGATGCTTTAA
- the LOC132047982 gene encoding classical arabinogalactan protein 5-like, whose translation MAYSKVIIALMLAFIAGSALAQAPGASPAASPKSSPVPVAAPPVATPPTTTSTPPVSAPANAPTTASSPPSPPTVDTPASSPFGGASPPSISATPGGSPTESPNSASFNRVAVAGSAVAAVFAAALML comes from the coding sequence ATGGCATACTCAAAGGTGATCATTGCTTTAATGTTGGCGTTTATCGCCGGATCAGCTTTGGCACAAGCACCCGGAGCATCTCCAGCAGCTTCTCCTAAGAGTTCTCCAGTACCAGTAGCAGCACCTCCAGTGGCGACCCCTCCTACTACTACCTCAACACCACCTGTCTCTGCTCCTGCAAATGCTCCCACAACTGCATCTTCTCCACCATCTCCACCAACTGTTGACACTCCCGCATCTTCTCCTTTTGGCGGTGCTTCTCCTCCATCTATCTCCGCCACTCCCGGGGGTTCTCCTACCGAATCTCCAAACTCTGCTTCCTTCAACAGAGTCGCTGTCGCTGGATCTGCTGTTGCAGCTGTCTTTGCTGCTGCTTTGATGCTTTAA
- the LOC132034846 gene encoding classical arabinogalactan protein 9-like has product MAYSKVIIALMLAFVAGSALAQAPGASPAASPKSSPAPAASPPIAATPPTTTSTPPVSAPANAPTTASSPPSPPTVDTPASSPSGGASPPSIAGAPGSSPTESPNSASFNRVAFAGSAVAAVFAAALML; this is encoded by the coding sequence ATGGCATACTCAAAGGTAATCATTGCTTTAATGTTGGCCTTTGTGGCCGGATCCGCTTTAGCACAAGCACCCGGAGCATCTCCAGCAGCTTCTCCTAAGAGTTCTCCGGCACCGGCAGCATCACCTCCGATAGCGGCAACTCCTCCAACTACTACATCAACACCACCTGTCTCTGCTCCTGCAAATGCTCCCACAACTGCATCTTCTCCACCATCTCCACCAACTGTTGACACTCCCGCATCTTCTCCTTCCGGCGGTGCTTCTCCTCCATCTATCGCCGGCGCTCCCGGGAGTTCTCCTACCGAATCTCCTAACTCTGCTTCCTTCAACAGAGTCGCCTTCGCCGGATCTGCTGTTGCAGCTGTCTTTGCTGCTGCTTTGATGCTTTAA